The following proteins are encoded in a genomic region of Streptococcus sp. 29892:
- a CDS encoding haloacid dehalogenase-like hydrolase, whose amino-acid sequence MKRLLSCYASDLLGATKEELKQSILSSEGRIIMGETVVTAAPLIAGVTNAEMMAAFGCDLLVLNELDVFHPEIVDFYDCDNPIAEIKRLTGRLVGINLEPVDSSQEVQDQQVFLKPGRQVSPKSLRQAQALGVDFIMLTGNPATGVSMAAIRSAIGLAKEHFEGLIFAGKMHGAGLGESVVDSQVLLDFVDLGADGVLIPAVGTVPGVREEIVAPIVSQVKARGGLVISTIGTSQESADSQTVREFGLSNKRVGSDIHHIGDGGYGRMPDPENILALSLAVRGKRHTYFKIGQSVRR is encoded by the coding sequence ATGAAACGCTTGTTGTCTTGTTATGCCAGTGACTTGCTGGGAGCGACCAAGGAGGAGCTCAAGCAGTCCATTCTATCCAGTGAAGGTCGGATTATCATGGGAGAAACAGTGGTTACGGCGGCTCCCTTGATTGCAGGAGTGACCAATGCGGAGATGATGGCTGCCTTTGGTTGTGACCTCTTGGTGCTCAACGAATTAGATGTGTTTCATCCGGAGATTGTTGATTTTTACGACTGCGACAATCCCATCGCTGAAATTAAGCGGTTGACAGGTCGATTGGTTGGGATTAACTTGGAGCCTGTGGACAGTAGCCAGGAAGTCCAAGACCAGCAGGTCTTTCTCAAACCGGGTCGTCAGGTTAGTCCAAAAAGTTTGCGACAGGCCCAAGCCCTTGGCGTAGATTTTATCATGCTGACAGGCAATCCTGCTACGGGTGTGTCCATGGCTGCAATCCGCTCTGCTATTGGCCTTGCCAAAGAACACTTTGAGGGCCTCATCTTTGCGGGGAAAATGCACGGTGCAGGTCTGGGAGAGTCGGTCGTGGACAGTCAAGTCCTGCTGGATTTTGTGGACTTGGGGGCAGACGGTGTCCTCATTCCTGCGGTTGGAACGGTGCCGGGTGTGCGGGAAGAGATTGTGGCACCAATCGTCAGTCAGGTCAAGGCGCGTGGCGGCCTGGTCATTTCGACCATTGGGACCAGCCAGGAGAGTGCGGATAGCCAGACGGTGCGGGAGTTTGGGCTCAGCAACAAGCGAGTGGGCTCGGACATCCACCATATTGGGGACGGAGGCTACGGTCGGATGCCAGACCCTGAAAATATCTTGGCTCTGTCCTTGGCAGTCAGAGGCAAACGGCACACCTATTTCAAAATAGGTCAATCAGTAAGGAGATAG
- a CDS encoding DUF1761 domain-containing protein, with the protein MTLIFGIVAGLIAFAIGGLWYGLIFRDAWIKASGIDMAKVEADRQAGKNGQKEMVISLVIEVLTAIIAIFFIKTLGVSPLHAAGGMGIIAVLASLKNYIFEQRPINLILINESYKLVCYLVVGILALFA; encoded by the coding sequence ATGACACTTATTTTTGGAATTGTTGCGGGTCTGATTGCCTTTGCAATCGGTGGTTTGTGGTATGGTTTGATTTTCCGCGATGCTTGGATCAAGGCTTCAGGCATTGACATGGCTAAGGTAGAAGCAGATCGTCAGGCTGGAAAAAATGGCCAGAAGGAAATGGTGATTTCCCTTGTCATTGAAGTGCTGACTGCCATCATTGCTATTTTCTTCATTAAGACCCTCGGTGTTTCACCACTTCACGCAGCTGGCGGCATGGGCATAATTGCGGTCCTTGCTTCATTGAAAAACTACATCTTTGAGCAACGCCCCATCAACCTTATCCTTATCAACGAAAGCTACAAACTAGTCTGCTACCTAGTAGTCGGTATTCTGGCTCTATTTGCATAA
- a CDS encoding NYN domain-containing protein gives MKEKILIVDGYNMIAFWQATKQDFKKGDLDAARTTLLRTLSHYAAFEQIEVICVFDAHHVPGLRQQYDEFKVSVIFTEEEETADSYIERLSAQLNSDRRKQVSVATSDLNEQWVVFSQGALRISARELEERARVIKKDLDKFVDQVELYTPRLNPWSDGNFQALKEMMEEMKE, from the coding sequence ATGAAAGAAAAAATTCTCATTGTAGATGGCTACAACATGATTGCCTTTTGGCAGGCCACCAAGCAAGATTTTAAAAAGGGAGACTTGGATGCGGCCAGAACGACCTTGCTTCGAACCTTGTCTCACTACGCAGCCTTTGAACAGATTGAGGTGATTTGTGTCTTTGATGCCCACCATGTGCCAGGTCTTCGCCAACAGTATGACGAATTCAAAGTGTCGGTCATTTTTACAGAGGAGGAAGAGACGGCAGATAGTTATATCGAACGACTCAGCGCCCAGCTCAATAGTGACCGTCGCAAGCAGGTTTCCGTCGCAACCAGCGACCTCAACGAACAATGGGTGGTCTTTTCACAAGGGGCCTTACGGATTTCGGCGCGTGAGTTAGAGGAGAGAGCCAGGGTCATCAAAAAGGACTTGGACAAGTTTGTGGACCAGGTCGAACTTTACACCCCGCGGCTCAATCCCTGGTCAGATGGGAATTTTCAAGCCTTAAAAGAAATGATGGAGGAAATGAAAGAGTGA
- a CDS encoding FAD-dependent oxidoreductase yields the protein MTKKYIVVGGVAGGASVAARLRRIDEKSQIQIYDKGYDISFSNCCLPNYFSGEVENIEDLVFYDTESFKKTYNLDAKVRHEVIEILADEHKVTVKNLETGEEFQDWYDVLILSPGARAIRPSSIKGIDAPHVFALKNVSDVRNIDQHLKYSKAEQIVVIGGGFIGVEAAECLRHSGKEVSLVEASAQIMTPFDDDMVQMLHKELYDNGVQLILEDSVVEITEKEVVLLSGKRLPAQAVIVAIGVSPDVDFAVKSGIKLGETGAIEVDYRYQTNLPDVYAVGDAIEVVHQITGRKTRLPLAGPAQKQARNVADAISGKQNRNRGVIGSSCIRVFGLNAASTGLNEKDCQKAGINYRVALVIPNDRVGLMPDAAPMHFKLLYQYPTGKIVGAQAISKGNPVKNINVIATVISFGGYLEDLKDLELCYAPAFSTAKDVVNFAGIVGLNYLNGDYQQVPVTSVRQLVDEGAFILDVRGKEAFDKSHVIGAVNIPLDEIRQRLGEIPKDRPVYIHCRTSWNSYYAIRALKGYGFDNIINIQGSFLALSYYEYFKDKTTDRRPIVTGYNFD from the coding sequence ATGACTAAGAAATATATAGTTGTAGGTGGTGTTGCAGGTGGTGCCTCTGTAGCAGCTCGTCTTCGTAGGATTGATGAAAAGAGTCAGATACAGATTTATGATAAGGGTTACGACATTTCCTTCTCTAACTGTTGCTTGCCAAACTATTTCAGCGGAGAGGTCGAAAATATAGAGGATTTAGTTTTTTATGATACTGAGAGTTTTAAGAAAACCTATAATCTGGATGCCAAAGTTCGTCATGAAGTGATAGAGATTCTTGCAGATGAACATAAGGTTACCGTAAAAAATCTTGAGACTGGCGAAGAGTTTCAAGATTGGTATGATGTCCTTATTTTGTCACCTGGGGCAAGGGCAATTCGTCCCTCTAGCATAAAGGGGATTGATGCTCCTCATGTTTTCGCATTGAAGAATGTGTCAGATGTTCGCAACATCGATCAGCATTTAAAGTATTCAAAAGCAGAGCAAATCGTTGTGATTGGTGGCGGATTTATTGGTGTCGAGGCAGCAGAATGTTTGCGCCATTCTGGCAAAGAGGTAAGCCTTGTTGAAGCTAGTGCTCAAATCATGACTCCGTTTGATGATGATATGGTTCAGATGCTGCACAAGGAACTCTATGACAATGGTGTGCAACTAATCTTAGAGGATAGTGTTGTCGAGATTACAGAGAAGGAAGTTGTGTTACTGAGTGGCAAACGATTGCCCGCTCAAGCAGTTATTGTAGCTATCGGTGTCAGCCCAGATGTTGATTTTGCAGTCAAGTCAGGCATAAAATTAGGGGAGACAGGGGCGATTGAAGTAGACTACCGCTACCAAACAAACTTACCAGATGTCTATGCTGTGGGTGATGCTATTGAAGTCGTGCATCAGATTACAGGTAGAAAGACAAGGCTACCTCTTGCAGGTCCTGCTCAAAAACAAGCAAGAAACGTGGCAGATGCGATTTCGGGCAAACAAAATCGCAATCGAGGCGTGATTGGTTCTTCTTGCATCCGTGTCTTTGGTCTGAATGCGGCTAGTACAGGGTTAAATGAAAAAGACTGCCAAAAGGCTGGTATCAATTATCGCGTTGCCTTGGTTATCCCAAACGACCGTGTTGGGTTGATGCCAGATGCAGCACCCATGCACTTTAAATTACTTTATCAGTATCCGACTGGAAAAATAGTAGGTGCCCAGGCCATCAGCAAGGGCAATCCTGTTAAGAACATCAATGTCATTGCGACCGTGATTAGTTTTGGGGGCTACCTGGAAGATTTGAAAGACTTGGAATTATGCTATGCTCCTGCTTTTTCAACTGCAAAAGATGTGGTGAACTTCGCTGGAATTGTCGGCCTCAATTATCTCAATGGGGACTATCAGCAAGTACCTGTGACAAGTGTTCGTCAGTTGGTAGATGAAGGTGCGTTTATTCTCGATGTTCGTGGGAAGGAGGCTTTTGACAAATCTCATGTTATCGGTGCAGTAAATATTCCGCTCGATGAAATTCGACAACGCTTAGGGGAGATTCCGAAAGACAGACCGGTTTACATCCATTGTCGGACCTCTTGGAATAGCTATTATGCTATCCGCGCCTTGAAAGGTTATGGCTTTGACAATATTATCAATATCCAAGGTTCCTTCCTTGCCTTGAGTTATTATGAATATTTCAAGGATAAAACGACCGATAGAAGACCAAT
- a CDS encoding DegV family protein, with protein MTFIIVTDSTSDLPISWVQENDVTVLGLTINLDGVTYETVGENRLTSADLLEKMATGGLPTTSQVNVGQFEEVFEAAAKEGQEVLYLAFSSALSGTYQSSTIARDMVLDKYPQAHIEIVDTKAASIGEGYLVMQAVQARAAGKTLAETMAIVEDLVPRLRTYLLVDDLQHLVRGGRLSKAAGLIGGLVNIKPLLALNAEGKLEAIAKIRGRKKGIKEMLNLTLDKLDHSTVMVAYTGDRAAAEAVKASLLEDSQVADVLLTELGPIIATHTGTGVLAILSINKEER; from the coding sequence GTGACATTTATAATCGTAACCGATTCGACATCGGATTTGCCAATCAGCTGGGTCCAAGAAAATGATGTGACCGTGCTTGGTTTGACCATTAACCTAGACGGCGTAACCTATGAAACCGTTGGGGAAAACCGCTTGACCTCAGCAGATTTGCTGGAGAAAATGGCAACAGGAGGACTGCCAACGACCAGTCAGGTCAATGTTGGTCAATTTGAGGAAGTTTTTGAAGCGGCAGCCAAGGAAGGTCAAGAGGTGCTTTATCTCGCTTTCTCATCTGCCCTTTCAGGGACTTACCAGAGCAGTACCATTGCCCGTGACATGGTCTTGGATAAGTATCCACAAGCCCATATCGAGATTGTCGATACCAAGGCGGCATCTATCGGTGAAGGTTACTTGGTCATGCAGGCGGTTCAAGCGCGTGCTGCGGGTAAGACGTTGGCAGAGACTATGGCAATCGTAGAAGATTTGGTACCGCGCTTACGGACCTATCTCTTAGTTGATGATTTACAACACTTAGTGCGTGGTGGTCGTCTGTCCAAAGCTGCAGGTTTAATCGGTGGTTTAGTGAATATCAAGCCTCTCCTTGCGCTCAATGCGGAAGGAAAGTTAGAAGCGATTGCTAAAATCCGTGGTCGCAAAAAAGGAATCAAGGAAATGCTGAACCTGACCCTTGATAAATTGGATCATTCTACAGTAATGGTAGCCTATACAGGTGATAGAGCGGCTGCCGAAGCAGTTAAGGCTAGCTTATTGGAGGATAGTCAGGTAGCAGATGTGCTCTTGACGGAGTTGGGTCCGATTATTGCCACTCATACGGGTACAGGGGTACTGGCTATCCTATCAATCAATAAAGAAGAGAGATAA
- the rlmB gene encoding 23S rRNA (guanosine(2251)-2'-O)-methyltransferase RlmB, with protein sequence MEQNDIVYGVHAVVESLEANTGNKLYIQDDLRGKNVEKIKALAAEKKVSISWTPKKTLSDMTDGAVHQGFVLRVSEFAYADLSVILEKTEQEDNPLILILDGLTDPHNFGSILRTADATQVAGIIIPKHRAVGVTPVVAKTSTGAVAHVPIARVTNLSQTLDKLKEAGFWVFGTDMNGTPSHKWNTAGKLALIIGNEGKGISSNIKKQVDEMITIPMKGHVQSLNASIAAAVLMYEVFRKKI encoded by the coding sequence ATGGAACAAAATGATATCGTATATGGCGTACATGCTGTGGTGGAGAGTTTGGAGGCCAACACCGGCAACAAACTCTACATTCAGGATGATTTGCGCGGAAAAAATGTAGAAAAGATCAAGGCGCTGGCAGCAGAGAAGAAGGTGTCGATTTCTTGGACGCCCAAGAAGACCCTGTCCGACATGACAGACGGTGCTGTCCACCAAGGCTTTGTCCTGCGGGTCTCTGAGTTTGCCTATGCGGACCTTTCGGTGATTTTGGAAAAAACAGAGCAGGAAGATAATCCTCTCATTCTCATCTTGGACGGTCTGACAGACCCCCACAACTTCGGCTCGATTTTACGGACCGCAGATGCCACTCAGGTGGCAGGCATCATCATTCCCAAGCACCGAGCAGTTGGTGTGACGCCTGTTGTGGCTAAGACTTCCACGGGTGCGGTGGCCCATGTCCCAATCGCCCGAGTAACCAATCTCAGCCAAACCCTCGACAAGCTCAAGGAGGCTGGTTTCTGGGTATTTGGTACCGATATGAACGGGACCCCAAGCCACAAGTGGAATACAGCTGGCAAGCTAGCCCTTATTATCGGCAACGAAGGCAAGGGCATTTCCAGCAATATCAAAAAGCAGGTTGATGAGATGATTACCATTCCTATGAAGGGCCATGTCCAATCTCTCAACGCCAGCATAGCAGCAGCTGTGCTGATGTATGAAGTATTTCGGAAGAAAATCTAA